In Rhodomicrobium lacus, the following proteins share a genomic window:
- the pdeM gene encoding ligase-associated DNA damage response endonuclease PdeM, with product MRAPTKTQPSVLTAQPASSAGGAGRSSRSIRFAGLGIVLDGSGAAYVPACGMLIVSDLHLEKGSGAAARGRLVPALDSYDTLARLRRVVEAWRPRSVVCLGDSFHDGAAGARMAAADRAALVSLCALADEWIWIGGNHDPDAPDFCEGVRVMELRVDGVVLRHEPDKDHQPGTKRLTPEIVGHFHPKARLNAGVASFSGPCFCVSDDLMILPAFGAYTGGLSCAAPVLRALHGNEPRLFMLHGDKVWRVA from the coding sequence TTGCGAGCACCGACAAAGACGCAACCAAGCGTTCTAACCGCGCAGCCTGCAAGCTCGGCTGGCGGGGCAGGGCGCTCTTCGCGCTCAATTCGCTTTGCGGGGCTCGGCATCGTCCTCGATGGTTCGGGCGCTGCCTATGTGCCCGCGTGCGGGATGCTGATCGTTTCCGACCTCCATCTTGAAAAAGGCTCGGGTGCTGCCGCGCGCGGCCGTCTCGTGCCCGCCCTCGACAGTTACGATACGCTCGCCCGTCTCCGGCGCGTGGTCGAAGCCTGGCGTCCGCGGAGCGTCGTCTGCCTCGGCGACAGCTTTCACGATGGCGCGGCGGGGGCGCGCATGGCGGCGGCGGATCGCGCGGCGCTTGTTTCGCTTTGCGCGCTGGCAGACGAATGGATCTGGATCGGCGGCAATCACGATCCGGACGCGCCAGATTTCTGCGAGGGCGTTCGGGTGATGGAACTGCGTGTCGACGGCGTCGTGCTCCGCCATGAGCCGGATAAAGACCACCAGCCGGGCACGAAGCGCCTCACGCCTGAAATCGTCGGCCATTTCCATCCGAAGGCGCGGCTCAATGCGGGCGTCGCCAGCTTTTCCGGTCCATGCTTTTGCGTGTCCGACGATCTGATGATTCTGCCTGCTTTCGGCGCCTATACCGGAGGACTATCCTGCGCCGCGCCGGTTCTGCGCGCGCTGCATGGGAATGAGCCGCGCCTGTTCATGCTGCATGGCGATAAGGTCTGGCGGGTGGCGTGA